The following coding sequences are from one Nitrospinota bacterium window:
- a CDS encoding lytic transglycosylase domain-containing protein has translation MEERPVGVIALAAVSLGLFATFLVPFNTDFKYSLVSGSSKGSPGLMAQPSLLTSWLYPLLDTAKMLHDDLQMPVDLALETAASIHRHTQATRIAPELVVALIQVESGGDPRAVSPKQAVGLMQVRHSVWAQTLGVSYRELFDIDTNIRAGIYILNYYLKRHETMTAALAAYSGNTRSTRYPKKVLATFRELASET, from the coding sequence ATGGAAGAGCGACCCGTCGGTGTGATTGCCCTCGCGGCCGTTTCCCTGGGTCTTTTCGCCACCTTCCTCGTCCCCTTCAACACGGACTTCAAGTACTCTCTCGTATCCGGGTCTTCTAAGGGCTCCCCGGGGCTCATGGCCCAACCATCCCTGCTGACGTCGTGGCTCTATCCCCTGCTCGATACGGCCAAGATGCTCCATGACGACCTCCAGATGCCGGTCGACCTGGCCCTTGAGACGGCCGCCAGCATCCACCGCCACACGCAAGCCACCCGCATCGCTCCCGAGCTGGTGGTGGCCCTCATCCAGGTGGAAAGCGGCGGCGACCCAAGAGCGGTGAGCCCCAAGCAGGCCGTCGGGCTCATGCAGGTCCGCCATTCCGTGTGGGCCCAAACCCTTGGCGTCTCCTACAGGGAGCTCTTCGACATCGACACGAACATCCGGGCAGGCATCTACATCCTCAATTACTACCTGAAGCGCCACGAGACCATGACCGCCGCCCTGGCGGCTTACAGCGGCAATACCCGCTCCACGCGCTACCCCAAAAAGGTCTTGGCGACCTTCCGCGAGCTCGCCAGCGAGACTTAG
- a CDS encoding methyltransferase domain-containing protein produces the protein MAALETWDDLSELSRGFMAARIIIAAAELEIFDHLEDEGATAEEVAASFGGTDRAYVIVLNALAALGVIEKQDGRYRNTPLTQRHLVTTSPQYRGDGLRIHSNLWDSWTGLESILRGEPYEAPKIMDDPERNRRFTRAMHAYHFDEAGEIAPLLGLERATSMLDLGGGAASYSIAFCQASPSLKAVLIDRAQTLETASEYVEEHGMSERITLRGGDFYEDEAFDLGGPYDFVFISNVLHIEDEGRNLALLGRAFEATTPGGRIVINEVPIKESGVEPLWGAIFAVNMLVATDRGDSYPQSTMGSWLKAAGCTRVDFLTEALTIGHKGQ, from the coding sequence ATGGCCGCTCTTGAGACGTGGGACGACCTCTCCGAGCTCAGCAGGGGCTTCATGGCCGCCAGGATTATCATTGCGGCCGCTGAGCTGGAAATTTTCGACCACCTTGAGGATGAAGGGGCGACGGCCGAGGAGGTGGCCGCAAGCTTCGGAGGTACGGATCGGGCCTACGTCATCGTCTTGAACGCCCTGGCTGCTCTCGGGGTAATCGAGAAACAGGACGGCCGCTACCGTAACACCCCTCTCACCCAGCGCCACCTAGTCACCACGAGCCCCCAGTACCGTGGCGACGGCCTGCGGATCCACAGCAACCTGTGGGATAGCTGGACCGGGCTCGAATCAATCCTTCGCGGCGAACCTTATGAAGCCCCCAAAATCATGGACGACCCGGAGCGGAATCGCCGTTTCACCCGGGCCATGCACGCCTACCACTTCGACGAGGCCGGCGAAATCGCTCCCCTGCTCGGGCTGGAGCGAGCCACCTCAATGCTCGACCTGGGGGGCGGCGCGGCCAGCTACTCCATCGCATTCTGCCAGGCCTCCCCCTCTCTAAAGGCCGTGCTCATAGATCGGGCCCAGACCCTTGAGACGGCCAGTGAGTACGTGGAAGAGCACGGCATGAGCGAGCGGATTACGCTTCGGGGCGGCGATTTTTACGAAGATGAGGCCTTTGACCTGGGCGGTCCATACGACTTCGTCTTCATCTCCAACGTTCTCCACATCGAGGACGAGGGGCGTAACCTCGCCCTTCTCGGCAGGGCCTTCGAGGCCACAACGCCCGGAGGCCGCATCGTCATCAACGAGGTCCCAATCAAGGAGAGTGGCGTTGAACCACTTTGGGGCGCAATCTTCGCCGTCAATATGCTGGTAGCCACCGACCGGGGCGACAGCTATCCCCAGTCCACCATGGGCTCTTGGCTCAAGGCCGCGGGCTGCACCCGCGTGGACTTCCTCACCGAGGCTCTCACCATCGGCCACAAGGGGCAGTAA
- the prfB gene encoding peptide chain release factor 2 — protein MPWPEQSRSFAPSWSSSGGVFDLEAKRARLGELDKTIARPDLWDDPERAQRLSRERAHIGDLLDYWDSLGLEVDETAELISLVDEEPEEDRALIAQLEATVKRIGKALDDQELQLTLSEEHDGRDALVLIHSGAGGTESQDWAEMLLRMYARWAERRGFATSLVDVQGGEEAGIKSATLEVSGPYAFGYLRSEVGVHRLVRISPFDTNRRRHTSFASIFVFPDIDEEIEVEIDENDLRIDTYRSSGAGGQHVNVTDSAVRITHLPTGIVASCQNERSQHKNKATAMKILRARLHKIEQERQREKLEELHKDKKDIAWGSQIRSYVFHPYQMVKDHRTGVETGNLDAVMDGEIDPFIEAYLMQAAG, from the coding sequence ATGCCCTGGCCGGAACAATCGAGGAGCTTCGCGCCAAGTTGGAGCTCTTCCGGGGGCGTCTTTGACCTGGAGGCCAAAAGGGCCCGACTGGGCGAGCTCGACAAAACCATCGCCCGGCCCGACCTCTGGGATGATCCAGAGCGGGCGCAACGCCTCTCCCGCGAGCGGGCTCACATAGGCGACCTTCTGGACTACTGGGATAGCTTGGGCCTGGAGGTGGACGAGACGGCCGAACTCATCTCCCTGGTGGACGAGGAGCCCGAGGAAGACCGGGCGCTCATCGCCCAGCTCGAGGCCACGGTCAAGCGAATAGGAAAGGCCCTGGATGACCAGGAGCTCCAGCTCACGCTATCCGAAGAGCACGACGGCCGAGACGCCCTCGTCCTCATACACTCGGGCGCCGGGGGCACCGAGAGCCAGGACTGGGCCGAGATGTTGCTTCGGATGTACGCCCGCTGGGCCGAACGAAGGGGCTTCGCCACAAGCCTCGTAGACGTCCAGGGCGGCGAGGAGGCGGGCATCAAGAGCGCAACCCTTGAGGTGTCCGGCCCATACGCGTTCGGCTACCTCCGCTCCGAGGTGGGTGTGCACCGTCTGGTGCGAATAAGCCCCTTCGACACCAACCGCCGCCGCCACACCTCCTTCGCCAGCATATTCGTCTTTCCAGACATCGACGAGGAGATCGAGGTCGAAATCGACGAGAACGACCTAAGAATCGACACCTATCGCTCGAGCGGCGCCGGCGGCCAGCACGTCAACGTCACCGACTCGGCGGTACGCATCACCCACCTTCCGACGGGCATTGTCGCCTCCTGCCAGAACGAGCGGAGCCAGCATAAGAACAAGGCCACGGCGATGAAGATTCTCAGGGCCCGCCTCCACAAGATCGAACAGGAGCGCCAGCGCGAAAAGCTCGAAGAGCTGCATAAGGACAAGAAGGATATCGCGTGGGGCAGCCAGATCCGCTCCTACGTCTTCCACCCCTACCAGATGGTCAAAGACCACCGCACGGGCGTCGAGACGGGCAACCTCGACGCCGTCATGGACGGTGAGATCGACCCCTTCATCGAAGCCTACCTCATGCAAGCGGCGGGTTAG
- the lnt gene encoding apolipoprotein N-acyltransferase — translation MSTNKLLLAAASGGMLTAAFPSSNLWVVAWVALVPLLWALRRTRPTEALKLGALAGFIHYSTVLFWVMNTMTRYGKLSWPASLGVLVLLAGYLACYVALFAWAVVVLAGGQRALRWLLAPLAWVVAELARAHILSGFPWANLGYSQFSVLPVIQIADITGVYGVAFLIVLVNATIVELFENLAGSGTFGLVRRRPAPSNVRLILSASLAVGLALGYGWSVLARPERTVPPGTPKLRFALLQGNIPQDLKWDAASQQETVNLYSVLVSEVSRGPAAPQLIVWPETAAPFYFEQDGTLQEKVRSVVRRTKVYHLMGAPGYEKIDGREAYYNRAYLLGPEGGTLEHYDKIHLVPFGEYVPLSSVLFFVRRLAEGIGTFYPGERHTVFEIPQGRFGTLICFEVIFPNLVRRFVKGGAQFLVNITNDAWFGRSAASAQHLSMAVFRAVENRVPLIRAANTGITAVVDPFGRVVQATDLFVRTHVTETIPVVAEPGALYTWIGDLFAYACLIGLILVAVVGRLRSGPGRGPMVITSDLSLDEYKYEHD, via the coding sequence ATGTCGACGAATAAGCTGCTGTTGGCCGCAGCAAGCGGTGGTATGCTGACGGCGGCATTTCCCTCCTCGAACCTTTGGGTGGTGGCCTGGGTTGCCCTGGTCCCGTTGCTCTGGGCTCTTAGGCGCACGAGGCCCACCGAAGCCCTCAAGCTCGGCGCCCTTGCAGGCTTCATACACTACTCAACGGTCCTCTTCTGGGTCATGAACACAATGACCCGCTACGGCAAGCTCTCCTGGCCGGCAAGCCTTGGGGTCCTAGTGCTCCTGGCGGGCTACCTGGCCTGCTACGTGGCCCTATTCGCATGGGCGGTGGTCGTCCTCGCGGGAGGCCAGAGGGCCCTTCGTTGGCTCCTTGCCCCGCTGGCCTGGGTAGTAGCGGAGCTCGCCCGGGCCCACATCCTGAGCGGCTTCCCCTGGGCGAACCTCGGCTACTCCCAGTTCAGCGTGTTGCCCGTCATCCAGATTGCCGACATCACGGGCGTATACGGGGTGGCGTTCCTCATAGTGCTGGTCAATGCCACGATCGTGGAGCTGTTTGAGAACCTCGCCGGAAGCGGCACATTCGGGTTGGTCCGCCGGAGGCCCGCGCCCAGCAACGTAAGGCTCATCCTCTCGGCCTCCCTGGCCGTAGGCCTGGCCCTGGGCTACGGATGGTCCGTTTTGGCGCGGCCGGAGCGGACCGTCCCGCCGGGTACCCCGAAGCTTCGATTCGCCCTGCTTCAGGGCAACATCCCCCAGGACCTCAAGTGGGACGCCGCCTCCCAGCAAGAGACGGTCAACCTTTACTCGGTCCTGGTCTCGGAGGTGAGCCGAGGCCCCGCCGCGCCCCAGCTAATCGTCTGGCCGGAGACGGCCGCCCCATTCTACTTCGAGCAGGACGGAACCCTGCAGGAGAAGGTCCGCTCAGTCGTCCGCCGAACGAAGGTCTACCACCTGATGGGTGCGCCGGGGTATGAGAAGATCGACGGCCGGGAGGCTTACTACAACCGGGCCTATCTGCTCGGCCCCGAAGGAGGGACCCTGGAGCATTATGACAAAATCCACCTGGTCCCCTTCGGGGAGTACGTGCCTCTGAGCTCGGTCCTCTTCTTCGTGAGGAGGCTGGCTGAGGGTATCGGGACCTTCTATCCCGGCGAGCGCCACACTGTCTTTGAAATCCCCCAGGGCCGATTTGGGACGCTAATCTGCTTCGAGGTCATCTTTCCCAACCTGGTGAGGCGGTTCGTTAAGGGGGGAGCGCAGTTCCTGGTCAACATCACCAACGACGCATGGTTCGGCCGCTCGGCGGCGAGCGCCCAGCACCTCTCAATGGCGGTCTTTCGAGCGGTGGAGAACCGGGTCCCGCTCATTCGGGCGGCCAACACGGGAATAACGGCAGTCGTGGACCCCTTCGGGCGAGTAGTACAGGCCACGGACCTCTTCGTCCGCACCCATGTGACAGAGACCATTCCCGTCGTGGCCGAGCCGGGAGCTTTATACACCTGGATCGGCGACCTCTTCGCATACGCCTGCTTAATTGGGCTGATTCTAGTAGCCGTGGTCGGTCGTTTGAGGTCCGGCCCCGGCCGAGGCCCGATGGTCATCACCTCGGACTTGTCGCTGGACGAGTACAAGTACGAGCACGACTAG
- a CDS encoding HNH endonuclease has translation MLPEWKVLVLNSSYEPLQFCATRRAIVMVLKGRAQKVEVDGYLVRSPSLTMRLPAVIRLMRYVRRPYRPGVAFSKKNVFKRDQYTCQYCGGGGTLTLDHVIPRSRGGATDWENVVIACRSCNAKKGDRPLHETSLSLLRPPVRPSDLSFARTAQGAPASVQAAWAKYLVYASKG, from the coding sequence ATGTTGCCCGAATGGAAAGTCCTCGTACTCAATAGCTCTTACGAGCCGTTGCAGTTTTGCGCCACCCGGCGGGCCATCGTCATGGTCCTCAAGGGACGGGCCCAGAAGGTTGAGGTTGACGGCTACCTGGTTCGCTCGCCCTCCTTGACGATGAGGCTGCCCGCCGTCATCCGCCTCATGCGTTACGTTAGAAGGCCGTACCGGCCGGGCGTGGCCTTCAGCAAGAAGAACGTCTTCAAGCGCGACCAGTACACCTGCCAGTACTGCGGCGGCGGCGGCACACTCACCCTCGACCACGTCATTCCCCGCTCCCGGGGCGGGGCGACCGACTGGGAGAACGTCGTCATCGCATGCCGGAGCTGCAACGCCAAGAAGGGCGACCGCCCTCTCCATGAGACCTCCTTGTCGCTGCTACGCCCGCCCGTTCGTCCTAGCGACCTCTCCTTTGCCCGCACCGCCCAAGGTGCCCCGGCCTCGGTGCAGGCCGCCTGGGCCAAGTACCTCGTCTACGCTTCCAAAGGCTGA
- a CDS encoding PBP1A family penicillin-binding protein, translated as MLPRPRIVKVTLLAISLVMGGGAGALLSYLQDLPEVKSLEDYRPQTVSRLYDKDERLIATFYLEKRILVPLGSVPKTLIQAVIATEDARFYDHRGIDPRGIARALWADIKAGRIVEGGSTITQQLAKVLFLTPERSLRRKIKEAILALQIERTYSKDQILEFYLNQVYMGSGAYGVESAARTYFGRSVEELSLSQSALLAGLPRAPSRYSPLGHPDEALRRRAHVLGRMAKMGFIIPEEQERAAREPLRLAQKVEERHAPYFVEHVRRIIEETHGAQALYHGGLHISTTLDLELQRAAEEALVRGAKAVEKRAGWEPLDLDTPLTELDGPPALGQLLTVLVLEVRPNGLVVGVGNEGGFIPVHTMEWAKINDPSKVFNIGELVQGRLVTVGSAGSPLRYTLALDQAPRVQGALVALDVSTGAIRAMVGGVDFAASQFNRATQARRQPGSAFKPFIYAAALDNGYTAADRLADAPVVYDDPSTGEPWKPTNFEKTFRGWVTVRTALEHSINVATVRLLSKIGPSSAVEYAERLGINPSLRPYLSLALGAFEVSPMEVTNAYGVFASGGIRVEPYAVQVVTDGTGAVVDEHVPSPRDVLRAETAYLVTYLLQGVVKHGTGRVARSLGRPVAAKTGTTNDFQDAWFIGYTPQLVVGVWVGRDDNRPLGEGATGARAAGPIWVQFMQQAMKGLPEEEFKVPPGVRFLKVDRRTGLLSREGCGPKVREAFIEGSEPTRSCTDTTLQELMRRDLG; from the coding sequence GTGCTTCCGCGACCCCGCATCGTAAAGGTGACGCTGCTGGCAATCTCCCTGGTAATGGGAGGAGGGGCAGGCGCGCTCTTGAGCTACCTGCAGGACCTCCCCGAGGTCAAGTCCCTCGAGGACTACCGGCCCCAGACCGTAAGCCGACTCTACGACAAGGACGAGCGGCTAATCGCCACCTTCTATCTTGAGAAGCGCATCCTCGTTCCCTTGGGAAGCGTCCCCAAGACCCTCATTCAGGCCGTCATCGCCACTGAGGATGCCCGCTTCTACGATCACAGAGGCATCGACCCCAGGGGGATCGCCCGGGCCCTGTGGGCCGACATTAAGGCAGGCCGCATCGTTGAGGGCGGCTCCACCATCACCCAGCAGCTGGCCAAGGTCCTCTTCCTGACGCCCGAGCGGAGCCTCCGGCGCAAGATCAAGGAAGCCATCCTGGCGCTCCAGATCGAGAGGACGTACAGCAAGGACCAAATTCTGGAGTTTTACCTCAACCAGGTCTATATGGGAAGCGGGGCATACGGCGTAGAGTCTGCCGCCCGGACCTACTTCGGTCGATCGGTCGAGGAGCTATCCCTGAGCCAGTCCGCCCTGCTCGCGGGCTTGCCCCGGGCCCCAAGCCGCTACTCGCCGTTGGGCCACCCCGACGAAGCCCTCAGGCGTCGAGCCCACGTGCTCGGCCGGATGGCAAAGATGGGCTTCATCATCCCTGAGGAGCAAGAGAGAGCCGCCCGAGAGCCCCTGCGGCTTGCCCAGAAAGTTGAGGAGCGCCACGCTCCCTACTTTGTCGAGCACGTGCGCAGGATTATCGAGGAGACCCATGGCGCTCAGGCCCTCTACCACGGGGGCCTGCACATCTCCACTACCCTGGACCTCGAGCTCCAGCGGGCCGCCGAAGAAGCCCTGGTCCGAGGTGCGAAGGCAGTCGAGAAGCGGGCCGGCTGGGAGCCGCTCGATCTCGACACCCCTCTTACGGAGCTCGATGGCCCGCCGGCCCTCGGTCAGCTCCTGACCGTCCTGGTCCTGGAGGTGCGGCCCAACGGCCTCGTCGTTGGCGTGGGAAACGAGGGCGGCTTCATCCCGGTTCACACAATGGAATGGGCGAAAATCAACGACCCGTCGAAGGTCTTCAACATCGGTGAGCTCGTCCAGGGCCGGCTCGTTACCGTTGGGTCGGCCGGCAGCCCGCTTCGCTACACTCTGGCGTTGGACCAGGCTCCCCGCGTGCAGGGGGCCCTAGTCGCCTTGGACGTCTCAACCGGCGCCATCCGCGCCATGGTGGGCGGGGTGGACTTCGCTGCCAGCCAGTTCAACCGTGCTACCCAGGCCCGCCGCCAGCCGGGAAGCGCATTCAAGCCCTTCATCTACGCCGCGGCCCTCGACAACGGCTATACGGCTGCCGACCGGCTGGCCGACGCTCCCGTGGTATACGACGACCCCTCCACGGGCGAGCCCTGGAAGCCTACCAACTTCGAGAAGACCTTCCGCGGCTGGGTCACGGTGCGCACGGCCCTGGAGCATTCCATCAACGTGGCCACCGTCCGGCTGCTCAGTAAAATAGGCCCTTCCTCGGCCGTCGAGTACGCCGAACGGCTCGGCATCAACCCCTCTCTCAGGCCTTATCTCTCCCTGGCATTAGGGGCATTCGAGGTCTCCCCGATGGAGGTCACCAATGCCTACGGCGTCTTTGCCAGCGGAGGCATACGGGTCGAGCCTTACGCCGTTCAAGTCGTCACCGATGGGACGGGGGCCGTCGTGGACGAGCACGTTCCATCGCCTCGGGACGTCCTGAGGGCAGAGACGGCCTACCTCGTGACTTACCTCCTGCAGGGGGTGGTCAAACACGGCACTGGGCGTGTTGCCAGAAGCCTGGGACGGCCGGTCGCCGCCAAGACGGGCACGACCAACGACTTCCAGGATGCCTGGTTCATCGGCTACACGCCTCAGTTGGTCGTCGGCGTCTGGGTTGGACGTGACGACAACCGCCCACTCGGAGAAGGTGCAACGGGGGCCCGCGCGGCCGGGCCCATCTGGGTGCAGTTCATGCAGCAGGCCATGAAGGGGTTGCCGGAGGAAGAATTCAAAGTGCCGCCAGGGGTCCGTTTTCTCAAGGTGGACCGCCGCACGGGCCTATTAAGCCGAGAGGGCTGTGGGCCAAAGGTGCGGGAGGCCTTCATCGAGGGCTCAGAGCCGACACGCTCCTGCACCGATACAACCCTTCAGGAACTCATGCGGAGAGATTTGGGATAA
- a CDS encoding sulfite exporter TauE/SafE family protein, with amino-acid sequence MDAIIHLMSGLSGPTILIGLVVGVLIGLTGMGGGSLLTPALIVLLGRDPLTAVGTGLVIAAVTKLFGSVAHGRLGNVDGRTTLTLLAGSLPGALAGAGLLWGVLYTGVVAVGSLVKTAIGFTLLLAALSLWTRPLWERSGTRAARKPEVVRTSTVMVAFVVGALVTLTSVGTGTLLVPFLIFFYRLPVSKVVGTDIVHGLVLTAVVATMYGIGGHVDWTLATTVLVGAVPGVVLGSHLSLQVPQHTMERILGSVLLVSSLKFL; translated from the coding sequence GTGGACGCAATTATCCATTTGATGTCCGGACTAAGTGGCCCGACGATCTTGATCGGCCTCGTCGTCGGCGTCCTGATAGGCCTGACAGGGATGGGCGGCGGTAGCCTTCTCACCCCCGCACTCATCGTGCTGCTTGGGCGTGACCCGCTCACGGCCGTCGGCACGGGGCTTGTCATCGCGGCCGTTACGAAGCTGTTTGGGTCGGTGGCCCACGGCCGCTTGGGAAATGTGGACGGAAGAACGACGCTCACGCTGTTGGCAGGCAGCCTTCCAGGCGCCCTCGCCGGAGCGGGCCTCCTCTGGGGCGTCCTCTACACCGGAGTGGTGGCTGTCGGCTCGCTGGTGAAGACGGCCATAGGGTTCACCCTCCTGCTGGCCGCGCTCTCGCTTTGGACCCGGCCGCTTTGGGAGCGGAGCGGTACGCGAGCGGCCCGCAAGCCTGAGGTGGTGAGGACCTCGACGGTGATGGTCGCCTTCGTCGTTGGGGCCCTCGTGACCTTGACCTCCGTGGGTACCGGAACCTTGCTTGTTCCGTTTCTCATCTTCTTCTACCGACTGCCCGTCTCTAAAGTGGTCGGGACGGATATCGTCCACGGGTTGGTTCTTACCGCTGTGGTCGCAACTATGTACGGGATCGGCGGACATGTGGATTGGACCCTTGCCACGACGGTCCTCGTCGGGGCCGTCCCCGGCGTGGTTCTTGGCAGCCACCTGAGCCTCCAGGTGCCGCAGCACACCATGGAGCGGATTCTCGGCTCGGTGCTTCTCGTAAGCAGCCTGAAGTTCCTATAG
- the cysC gene encoding adenylyl-sulfate kinase, which produces MTEQGCTIWFTGLSGSGKTTIADSLKDALHKRGTTKVEILDGDVVRTNLSKGLGFSKEDRDTNILRIGFVCDLLSRNGVVAIAAAISPYRSTRDAVRERIGEAFIEVFVDAPLEVCMERDVKGLYERALKGEIPQFTGVSDPYEEPLSPEVILRTDREKVELSVAKLLRAMELLGLLPEDGRILNDAEEEALHRQLAAAGRLANRAKAAQREVGS; this is translated from the coding sequence GTGACAGAGCAGGGTTGCACCATCTGGTTTACAGGCCTATCGGGTTCTGGGAAAACGACTATCGCCGATTCTCTCAAAGACGCCCTACACAAGCGAGGGACGACAAAGGTAGAGATCCTCGACGGTGACGTTGTCAGGACCAATCTGAGCAAAGGGCTCGGTTTCTCTAAGGAAGACCGGGACACGAACATTCTTAGGATCGGCTTCGTCTGCGACCTGTTGTCGAGAAACGGGGTCGTCGCCATTGCGGCCGCCATATCACCATATCGCTCGACCCGCGACGCCGTCAGGGAGCGTATCGGAGAGGCATTCATAGAAGTCTTCGTAGACGCCCCCCTGGAGGTCTGTATGGAGCGGGATGTGAAGGGGCTCTACGAGCGAGCCCTGAAGGGAGAGATTCCCCAGTTCACGGGTGTTTCCGACCCATACGAGGAGCCGCTGAGCCCTGAGGTGATTCTTAGGACCGACCGGGAGAAGGTTGAGCTAAGCGTGGCGAAGCTGCTAAGGGCCATGGAGCTTTTAGGTTTATTGCCGGAGGATGGCCGGATACTCAACGACGCTGAAGAAGAGGCGCTCCATCGTCAGCTTGCGGCGGCCGGCCGCTTGGCCAACCGTGCAAAGGCTGCACAACGCGAGGTTGGGTCATGA
- a CDS encoding phosphoadenylyl-sulfate reductase, which produces MNPTRGGISLPGALRRGEDISPAEVLAWTLEHFSSRVIMTTAFGLNGVALIHMTNAFEPSMPILFIDTGFHFPETLETKHRVVERYGLNLIEYRVPPPPEVDENPSALVPSPETPELCCAERKVETFQRALAELKPDAVISARSRHQSETRSELAIIELETHPVRVNPLAQLSLEEVERYVRENEVPYNPLYDRGFKSVGCWPCTRPVEPGEDVRAGRWSGQDKQECGIWIVDGDVVRRPQDERPSSEPNSP; this is translated from the coding sequence ATGAACCCTACCAGGGGCGGGATAAGCCTTCCTGGGGCACTTAGGCGGGGCGAGGATATATCGCCTGCAGAGGTGCTCGCCTGGACCCTTGAGCATTTCAGCTCACGCGTTATCATGACGACGGCCTTCGGGCTCAACGGAGTGGCCCTCATCCACATGACCAACGCTTTTGAGCCGAGCATGCCCATACTATTTATCGACACCGGATTCCACTTCCCAGAGACCCTGGAGACGAAGCACCGCGTTGTTGAGCGCTACGGGCTCAACCTCATCGAGTACCGAGTTCCACCCCCCCCTGAAGTAGACGAGAACCCTTCCGCCCTAGTGCCTTCCCCCGAGACCCCCGAGCTGTGCTGCGCCGAGCGAAAGGTCGAGACCTTCCAGCGGGCTCTTGCGGAGCTTAAACCCGACGCCGTTATCAGCGCCAGAAGCCGGCACCAGTCGGAGACCCGAAGCGAGCTTGCCATCATCGAGCTGGAGACTCACCCGGTGCGGGTCAACCCGCTAGCCCAATTGAGCCTGGAGGAGGTCGAACGCTACGTTCGGGAAAACGAAGTTCCATACAATCCTCTCTACGACCGAGGCTTCAAGAGTGTGGGCTGCTGGCCCTGCACGCGGCCCGTCGAGCCCGGCGAAGATGTCAGGGCCGGGAGGTGGAGCGGTCAGGACAAGCAGGAGTGCGGCATCTGGATCGTCGACGGAGACGTCGTCCGCCGGCCTCAGGATGAGCGTCCCTCCTCGGAGCCGAACTCGCCATAG